The Maylandia zebra isolate NMK-2024a linkage group LG7, Mzebra_GT3a, whole genome shotgun sequence genome contains a region encoding:
- the LOC101485031 gene encoding interleukin-1 beta isoform X1 translates to MCDFDLSQALDCSPEEGIESACFDMKEVESEIFRLNEGLELMVSHNRRTMQSVALLVLGVNRMKKPLTQSDSKLSDDDVMNIIDSVVKETVWTPTQGIKRRDFLRANSEKALTLCDNSQKDLVLSGELQLQAITLQGGYCHRKVNFKMSQYIPFSVPPGDSPGLIVVLSINNNLYMSCRMEDNKVVLFLEQYHDDILTDRDMDRFLFYRKTTGISLTTFESVKFRGWYISTSQQENQPVELCKVDAANRLTSFRVN, encoded by the exons GAGGTTGAAAGTGAGATCTTCAGACTTAATGAGGGTTTGGAGCTGATGGTTTCCCACAACAGAAGGACCATGCAGAGTGTGGCTCTTTTAGTGCTGGGGGTAAACAGGATGAAAAAGCCACTTACTCAAAGTGACAGTAAgctcagtgatgatgatgtcatgaacATCATAGACAGTGTAGTGAAAG AAACTGTTTGGACTCCCACCCAAGGAATAAAACGAAGGGACTTCCTGCGTGCCAACAGTGAGAAAGCGTTGACACTGTGTGACAACTCTCAGAAAGATCTTGTTCTGTCAGGAGAGTTACAGCTGCAGGCCATCACTCTGCAAGGGGGATATTGCCACCGCAAAG TGAATTTTAAAATGTCCCAGTACATCCCTTTCTCCGTCCCTCCTGGTGACTCTCCTGGTCTGATTGTCGTCCTGTCTATCAACAACAACCTGTACATGTCTTGCCGCATGGAAGATAATAAAGTTGTGCTGTTTCTGGAG CAATACCATGATGACATTTTAACCGACAGAGACATGGACCGATTTCTCTTCTACAGGAAAACCACTGGAATTTCTCTAACCACTTTTGAGTCTGTCAAGTTCCGCGGCTGGTACATCAGCACTTCACAACAGGAAAACCAGCCCGTTGAACTGTGTAAGGTGGATGCTGCTAACCGCCTTACAAGCTTCAGAGTAAACTAA
- the LOC101485031 gene encoding interleukin-1 beta isoform X2 has translation MKEVESEIFRLNEGLELMVSHNRRTMQSVALLVLGVNRMKKPLTQSDSKLSDDDVMNIIDSVVKETVWTPTQGIKRRDFLRANSEKALTLCDNSQKDLVLSGELQLQAITLQGGYCHRKVNFKMSQYIPFSVPPGDSPGLIVVLSINNNLYMSCRMEDNKVVLFLEQYHDDILTDRDMDRFLFYRKTTGISLTTFESVKFRGWYISTSQQENQPVELCKVDAANRLTSFRVN, from the exons GAGGTTGAAAGTGAGATCTTCAGACTTAATGAGGGTTTGGAGCTGATGGTTTCCCACAACAGAAGGACCATGCAGAGTGTGGCTCTTTTAGTGCTGGGGGTAAACAGGATGAAAAAGCCACTTACTCAAAGTGACAGTAAgctcagtgatgatgatgtcatgaacATCATAGACAGTGTAGTGAAAG AAACTGTTTGGACTCCCACCCAAGGAATAAAACGAAGGGACTTCCTGCGTGCCAACAGTGAGAAAGCGTTGACACTGTGTGACAACTCTCAGAAAGATCTTGTTCTGTCAGGAGAGTTACAGCTGCAGGCCATCACTCTGCAAGGGGGATATTGCCACCGCAAAG TGAATTTTAAAATGTCCCAGTACATCCCTTTCTCCGTCCCTCCTGGTGACTCTCCTGGTCTGATTGTCGTCCTGTCTATCAACAACAACCTGTACATGTCTTGCCGCATGGAAGATAATAAAGTTGTGCTGTTTCTGGAG CAATACCATGATGACATTTTAACCGACAGAGACATGGACCGATTTCTCTTCTACAGGAAAACCACTGGAATTTCTCTAACCACTTTTGAGTCTGTCAAGTTCCGCGGCTGGTACATCAGCACTTCACAACAGGAAAACCAGCCCGTTGAACTGTGTAAGGTGGATGCTGCTAACCGCCTTACAAGCTTCAGAGTAAACTAA
- the LOC101485031 gene encoding interleukin-1 beta isoform X3 yields MVSHNRRTMQSVALLVLGVNRMKKPLTQSDSKLSDDDVMNIIDSVVKETVWTPTQGIKRRDFLRANSEKALTLCDNSQKDLVLSGELQLQAITLQGGYCHRKVNFKMSQYIPFSVPPGDSPGLIVVLSINNNLYMSCRMEDNKVVLFLEQYHDDILTDRDMDRFLFYRKTTGISLTTFESVKFRGWYISTSQQENQPVELCKVDAANRLTSFRVN; encoded by the exons ATGGTTTCCCACAACAGAAGGACCATGCAGAGTGTGGCTCTTTTAGTGCTGGGGGTAAACAGGATGAAAAAGCCACTTACTCAAAGTGACAGTAAgctcagtgatgatgatgtcatgaacATCATAGACAGTGTAGTGAAAG AAACTGTTTGGACTCCCACCCAAGGAATAAAACGAAGGGACTTCCTGCGTGCCAACAGTGAGAAAGCGTTGACACTGTGTGACAACTCTCAGAAAGATCTTGTTCTGTCAGGAGAGTTACAGCTGCAGGCCATCACTCTGCAAGGGGGATATTGCCACCGCAAAG TGAATTTTAAAATGTCCCAGTACATCCCTTTCTCCGTCCCTCCTGGTGACTCTCCTGGTCTGATTGTCGTCCTGTCTATCAACAACAACCTGTACATGTCTTGCCGCATGGAAGATAATAAAGTTGTGCTGTTTCTGGAG CAATACCATGATGACATTTTAACCGACAGAGACATGGACCGATTTCTCTTCTACAGGAAAACCACTGGAATTTCTCTAACCACTTTTGAGTCTGTCAAGTTCCGCGGCTGGTACATCAGCACTTCACAACAGGAAAACCAGCCCGTTGAACTGTGTAAGGTGGATGCTGCTAACCGCCTTACAAGCTTCAGAGTAAACTAA